In a single window of the Biomphalaria glabrata chromosome 13, xgBioGlab47.1, whole genome shotgun sequence genome:
- the LOC106056049 gene encoding 6-phosphogluconate dehydrogenase, decarboxylating-like, with protein MSEKKGDIALIGLAVMGQNLILNMNDHGFTVVAFNRTVSKVTEFLNNEAKNTNVIGAASMEDMVSKLKKPRRVMLLVKAGSAVDSFIDSLVPLLEKGDIIIDGGNSEYRDSIRRCQALKAKGIYFIGSGVSGGEEGARYGPSLMPGGAEEAWPAVKEIFQAISAKADKEPCCDWVGPEGAGHFVKMVHNGIEYGDMQLICEAYHLMKSVLGLSHKEMAEVFDEWNKGELESFLIEITRDIMQYNDTDGKPLVEKIRDSAGQKGTGKWTAIASLEYGVPVTLIGEAVFSRCLSSLKEERVAASKQISGPSETKYKGDVKAFVNDIKNALYASKIVSYAQGFMLMRETAKELGWKLNFGSIALMWRGGCIIRSVFLGNIKQAYDKNPQLSNLLIDDFFKNEIQKCQDSWRRVVSTAVLLGIPTPAFSTALAFFDGYRSQNLPANLIQAQRDYFGAHTYERNDSPGQYIHTNWTGRGGNVSSSTYQA; from the exons atgtctgaaaaaaa AGGAGATATCGCCCTCATTGGATTAGCTGTGATGGGACAAAACTTAATCCTTAACATGAATGATCATGGGTTCACC GTAGTTGCTTTTAACAGAACAGTCTCAAAAGTAACAGAGTTCCTCAACAATGAAGCAAAAAACACTAATGTGATTGGAGCTGCTTCAATGGAAGATATGGTTAGTAAACTGAAAAAGCCCAGAAGAGTTATGCTCCTAGTCAAGGCTGGTTCTGCTGTTGACAGTTTCATAGATAGTCTG gttcctTTACTTGAGAAGGGTGACATCATTATTGATGGTGGAAACTCAGAGTACAGAGACTCTATT CGCAGATGTCAGGCCCTAAAAGCTAAAGGTATTTACTTTATTGGGAGTGGAGTTAGTGGGGGTGAGGAAGGTGCCAGGTATGGTCCATCCCTCATGCCAGGTGGAGCTGAAGAAGCTTGGCCTGCAGTTAAAGAAATCTTTCAAGCTATTTCAGCCAAGGCTGACAAAGAACCATGCTGTGATTGG gtTGGACCTGAGGGAGCTGGTCACTTTGTAAAAATGGTCCACAATGGCATCGAGTATGGAGACATGCAGTTGATTTGTGAGGCTTATCATCTTATGAAAAGTGTCCTTGGACTTAGTCATAAAGAAATGGCTGAG gtttttgATGAATGGAACAAAGGGGAGCTTGAGTCGTTCCTTATAGAAATTACACGTGATATTATGCAATACAATGACACAGATGGCAAACCATTGGTAGAAAAAATCAGAGATTCTGCTGGCCAGAAAGGGACTGGAAAGTGGACAGCTATTGCTTCATTAGAGTATGGAGTCCCAGTCACTCTTATCG GTGAAGCTGTCTTCTCACGCTGTCTTTCATCGTTAAAAGAAGAACGTGTGGCTGCAAGCAAACAAATTTCAGGGCCAAgtgaaacaaaatacaaaggtgATGTGAAGGCCTTTGTCAACGATATCAaaaat GCTTTGTATGCATCTAAAATTGTTTCCTATGCACAAGGCTTCATGCTGATGAGAGAAACAGCTAAAGAATTAGGCTGGAAATTAAATTTTGGTTCTATTGCTTTGATGTGGAGAGGCGGGTGCATTATTAGaag tgtttttCTTGGAAACATCAAACAAGCTTATGATAAAAACCCACAATTAAGCAATCTTTTAATAGATGATTTTTTCAAGAATGAAATCCAGAAATGTCAG GATTCCTGGAGGCGTGTTGTTTCAACTGCTGTACTGCTAGGCATTCCAACACCAGCCTTTAGCACAGCATTAGCTTTCTTTGATGGCTATAGAAGTCAAAATTTACCCGCCAATCTTATTCAG GCTCAGAGAGATTACTTTGGTGCCCACACTTATGAACGCAACGACAGTCCAGGCCAGTACATTCACACCAACTGGACAGGCAGGGGAGGCAATGTATCTTCATCAACCTACCAAGCATAA